One Castanea sativa cultivar Marrone di Chiusa Pesio chromosome 4, ASM4071231v1 DNA window includes the following coding sequences:
- the LOC142632308 gene encoding pyruvate dehydrogenase E1 component subunit beta-1, mitochondrial-like: MTFNFSMQCFAAWYASCPGLKVLAPYSSEDAWGLLKAAIRDPDLVVFLENELLYEESFPVSEEVLDSNFFLPIGKAKIDRQGKDVTITAFSRMVGYALKAAEILEKEGISAEVINLCSIRPLDRATINAFVRKTSRLVTVEDGFPQHGVGSEICTSVIEESFYYLDAPVERITGADVPVPYNEDLERKSLPQVEDIVRAAKKTCNGPGQMASTT; this comes from the exons ATGACATTTAACTTCTCCATGCAG TGCTTTGCAGCATGGTATGCTTCATGTCCTGGTTTGAAGGTGTTAGCaccatactcatcagaagatgCTTGGGGCCTGCTAAAAGCTGCCATTAGGGATCCTGACCTTGTTGTTTTCCTTGAAAATGAGTTGCT TTACGAGGAGTCTTTTCCTGTTTCAGAAGAAGTTCTTGATTCCAATTTTTTCCTGCCAATAGGAAAAGCTAAg ATAGACAGACAAGGAAAGGATGTAACCATTACTGCTTTCTCAAGGATGGTTGGTTATGCTCTCAAG GCAGCTGAGATTCTTGAGAAGGAAGGAATCAGTGCTGAG GTCATAAATCTGTGCTCTATACGTCCCCTTGACAGAGCCACAATCAATGCTTTTGTCAGGAAAACTAGTAGACTGGTAACTGTTGAAGACGGGTTTCCTCAACATGGTGTTGGTTCTGAGATCTG TACATCTGTGATTGAGGAGAGCTTTTATTATCTGGATGCACCAGTTGAGAGGATTACAGGAGCTGATGTTCCAGTGCCTTATAATGAGGATCTTGAGAGGAAGTCTCTTCCACAG GTTGAGGATATAGTTCGTGCCGCAAAGAAGACATGCAATGGACCAGGTCAAATGGCTTCAACTACTTAG
- the LOC142631998 gene encoding uncharacterized protein LOC142631998, whose product MMFEVIKRRLLLSFLLLTNLILAWSLFVTGEKMEKLTNARDGNELFVTVEHRRGQLFKLARLDQQLPPLVDQPPPLVDQPPPLVEPPPPPPPPPPPPLVENPLMTKPRNRRVAQPPPPPPKAASGPGQ is encoded by the exons ATGATGTTTGAGGTGATCAAGAGACGCCTCCTCCTTAGTTTTCTTCTACTTACCAATTTAATTCTTGCATGGAGCTTGTTTGTGACAG GTGAAAAGATGGAGAAGTTAACTAATGCAAGAGATGGGAATGAATTGTTTGTCACTGTAGAACATAGGAGAGGCCAACTTTTCAAGTTGGCAAGACTAGACCAGCAGCTACCCCCACTAGTTGACCAGCCGCCACCACTAGTTgaccagccaccaccactagTGGaaccaccgccaccgccaccgccaccgccaccgccaccgctAGTGGAAAACCCACTAATGACAAAACCAAGGAATAGACGTGTTGCACAACCACCACCGCCACCTCCAAAAGCGGCTTCCGGGCCAGGCCAATAA